The following is a genomic window from Thermoplasmata archaeon.
GGTCACCTTCCAGACGGGACGAGGAAGGAGGGTCTACCTCAAGGGCTCGTAGCGAAGAAGTACGCCCCCCAACTTCAGAGGCTTGGCCTCGAGGAGCTTCAGCTTCAGACGATCCGGTCCGGGTTTGAACAAGGGATGTCCGCCCCCCAAGAGGATCGGAGCGATTGCGATCCGGTATTCGTCGATGAGCCCTGCCTTCGTGAGTGCCGAGGCCAGATCGGCGCTGCCGAACAGGTACAGGTCCTTCCCGGGCTGTCGCTTGAGCCGAGCGACCTCCTCCGCCGCATCCTCTCGCACGAGCCGCGTGTTCTTCCAATCGGCCGTGGCCAGCGTGCTCGAGAAGACGATCTTGGGGATACTGTTCATCAAGTCCGCAATCTCGCCCTTCTGGGTCGACCAATAGCTGGCCATGCCTTCATACGTTACGCGGCCGAACAGGAGGGTGCCGACGGACTTCAACTGATCGAGGGAGAGCTGCTCGAGTTCGGGTCCCCAGATCGTGTCGTGCCAGTCGATCTCCCAGCTCTTGCGACCTTCGAAGTAACCGTCGAGGGTCATCAGATTCCACATGATGAGCTTCCGCATGCCGGGGCGAATCCGTCCCTGCCTCATGAGGTTGCCCGGATGACTGGAGGCCGCCTTTCGCGGTGGGTATCAAGCCCGGCGGCCGTTCAGGAAGGTTCTTCCGTCGGCACCCTTCATGGAGGCGCGCATCATGCTGCACGTCGCCGTCGTGGGAGATCGCGGTTCGGGGAAGACGACGGTCCTCGGCCTCCTGTATTTGGCCCTGGTCCGGTCGGGCTCGGGCCGGAACGACGACCTTCGATTCCGCGTGACCCTGGACTCCCTTGAGGAGGTCACCGGCCTCTTCCAGCAGCTCATGTCCGGCAGCTTCCCCGACGCCGCGGCCAAGGAGGGCCTCCACGGGCTCGACTTCGAAGTGGGCTTCCGGCGGTCCCGGCTGGGCGGGCTGTCCCGCCGTGACCCGGGGGAGTGGACCGCGGACACGAACGCCACGATCCGGGTCGCGCTCCCCGGCAGTCTCGATGCGAAGACGCCCGGGTTGTTCTCGGGGAGCACGATTGGCACGGGGCCGTGGAGAGACGCCCTCGATGCCGACGCGCTCCTGATCCTCGCCGACGCCACGCAGCTCGTGCCGAAGGGCGAGACGGACGAGTCCGCGCCCCTGCGGCTGTTCGATCGCCAGGTCGAAGCCCTGCTCACGTCGATTCAGCGGTGGCGGTCACGAGGCGGCCGCGAGACGCTGCATCCCATCTTCGTGGTCACCAAGTTCGACGCGGTGCCGCGGAAGATTTTGCAGGCGGCGAACGTCGATCCTCAGCCGCCGGAGGCCGCGAAGACGGGCCCGCGGGCCGTCTACGCCAAGGCGCTGCTGAACCCCAGCCTGCCACGTACCCTCGCGACCCTCAACGAAGGCGGCGGGACGAAGCTCCGATTCGCGCGTCCGAGCTTCTTCTTCAGTTCCGTCGGCACGGACACGAAGACCGCCGACGCGTCCGAGCGCATCCGGCTCCGGCGAATCGACGGCGGCGGCTGGGAACCCGAATATTCGTGGGAGGAGTACCATGCGCTGCTCGACACGCTCGGAGACATCGCCGCGGGGACGAAGGCCTAGATTCCATCGTCTCCGCGTGCGGGTGCTTTGCAAGATTGATAACTCCGAGGCAAGGGTTAAGTAGGATAGGCTAGGGTCAGGCCCTCATGCCTTGCGCTCTGTTGGGGGACCGGGCTTCCGGCAAGACGACGTTCCTCGGCCTTTTGTATGCCGCCCAGGTGAAGTACGGTACGGGCGTGCACGATGACTTTCGTTTCCATGCCCCGATGGCCTCCCTGAACGTCATGTCGGCGGTCTACGAAGGGATGAAGGACGCTCGCTTCCCGAGTGCGACCCTGAAGGAAGAGATCACGGAACTCAGCTTCATCTTCGGTTACCTCCGGAAGATCCAGGGCAAGCTGCCCTACTACATCCGCCAGCAGAACTGGGTGAAGCCCTTCTCCACGCTACGCTTCTCCGCGTACGACGTGTCCGGCGAAGACATCGAGGAGTTCATCGAGACGGGGATCGCATCGCGGCCCCTGATCCAGCAGCTCCTGAAGAGCGTGGTCATCGTGGTCCTCGTGGACTGCAGCAAGATGACCACGGACATCGACACGCCGCCGTACAAGAAGATGCTCCGCTACGACAGCACGGTCGCCAAGCTCATGGTCGCGTTCCAGACGTACAAGAAGCAGGAGTACGACCGGCTCAAGGACTCCGGGGTAAGCCCGGAACCGCCGATCATCTACCCCGCCTTCGTCCTCTCCAAGTTCGACACGCTGCGGGACGACGTCCTCGCGCGCCTGGGCCTCCACCAGGGATTCCCCGAGGACAAGCGCGCCCGCCGCGAGTACGCCGAGGCGCTGCTCCGCGTCTTCGTGCCGCAGACCCTCTCCCAGATCCGTGGCGGCAAGGTCGCGGGCGTGAGCATGGACAAGGCCGAGTACTTCCTCTCCTGGGTGCGGACGGAGACCCAGGAAGGCATGGAACCTGTCGGGCAGCCGCGGATCGTGCGCACGGGCTTCCGGCCCGAGGGCGGCGGTGAACCGGACTTCTCGTACGACGAGTACGTCCACTTCATCGAGCACTTCCGGAAGATCGCGAACAAGATCCCCGACGAGGTCCTCGAGGCGGAGAAGTTCCAGGCCCAGGCCCTGATCCGACCCAATTAGGAAGGCGGTGCCGTGGCACCCGAGAACCCGCCCGCATCGTCCACGGCCGAGGACGTCGCGCAATTCGACCACTGGATTTACGCAGTCGTCCCCCAGGTCGGGTACACGACCCGGGGCATGTCCCGGGGATTCGATGCGGGCCTCTTCGACCCGTACCTCCGCGGGCACTACACGCCGATCCGGGCTGCCGCCGCGCAGGACATCGACGGTGAGATCGATCTGCGGATGTTTCACCCGGTCCGGACGGGGCGCGAGTTCCTCCTATCCCGGATCACGAGGGGCGTGCCCGACGAGGCCGGACGCCCGACGTTCACGAACCACACGGTCGTCGTCCGCGTGG
Proteins encoded in this region:
- a CDS encoding dihydrofolate reductase family protein, whose amino-acid sequence is MRKLIMWNLMTLDGYFEGRKSWEIDWHDTIWGPELEQLSLDQLKSVGTLLFGRVTYEGMASYWSTQKGEIADLMNSIPKIVFSSTLATADWKNTRLVREDAAEEVARLKRQPGKDLYLFGSADLASALTKAGLIDEYRIAIAPILLGGGHPLFKPGPDRLKLKLLEAKPLKLGGVLLRYEPLR